The DNA region TTAAACACATATTTCATTATCTTCGTAGTATAATAGACATGAGATTATTTTAATCAATATGATTAAATTTATCTTTAATAAGATATATAGATATAAGTTATCTTTCAAATTCATAAATGCTAGATCTCAAATAAGTTGTGTTTACATAAAGAAGCATTGCTATATCATGAAAGTTACCAAAACAAGTTTTAAATCACTCCGAAGTCATTGCAATGTACAAAGTTGAAAATGTATATAGCTGAGATCTATAACTATAAATATTTAAGAATTATACGGACTAACAACAACTAAAAGAAGACTTCATTGAGGAtagaataaaatatattttattaaaattcttcTGGTGACAATTAGCTAATTTATTCATAAAAGTATTACTGATATAATATTCAAGAAATTAGTGCACAAGTAAAAATACATCAAATAAAGAATAAAATCAGGGGAATATTTACTGCGATAAGGGAGGATGTAAAGGGAGTGAAGGCGGCGGAATCCACCGAGAGCGAGTACCACCACGAAGCAGAGCTGCTGCTGGGCGCAGGGCACCTTGACCCAGTCGCGGGTGCACACCGCCTCTCATATCCCCTCGTCCTCTGTCTCCACCGGCTCACGCAGACGGCCTCCTCAGAGTCCAAGCGTCTGCCCGCTCGAGCACCAGGTCCTCCTCGAGCTCCGCCACGGTCGCTCCCTCCGCCTCTGGAGACACCAGAACCCACCGCTCTCCTCCTGAAGAACAAGTTCGCCGTTGCCGGAAACCTCGATCGAAAGCCTCTTCATCGTTCCTCTGCTCGTCTGCTTCGATTGATTGCGACTAACCGGCGAATCAGGTTTAGTCGGCGTAAACCGATAACACGAggcaactatttttttttttttttaaaaaaaaaaatcatgtcatGCATTCTCCGGGATCTTGTTGGCAAAGCCAAACTTCGACGCCTAGTCTCTACTCAAGTTCGTACCCACTAAAAAAAGGACGCATTGACATGTAGGTCATCAGCCGGGTCCACGTACAACCCATTAGCGAGAGAGGTGCGTTAACTGATTCGTCCACGGGAACAAAATCCATAATTTTGTAATCGTTCCAATAATTGCAACAAAATCCAAAATTGACAGAGAAAAGGGAGTAATTTATATAaaagcttaatttcaaattttgttttgaaaaattaaaaaatccaTTATTGTTATTGATCCTAATTCGTAACGCAAAATAAACGTGGTCGATTCGATGACGTCATCTGACGAAACTAGCAGTCGCTAAATTAGCAAGTTTCCTAAAAATCGAATTTCTTTTCAACTCCCCTCCAACCCAACCATTCCCTTTCATGCTAACACCACGTCGTCACATGTTACGTCACCGGAACCACTTTGCAGCCACTCAACGGAGGAGTACACAATCGTGTATCTTACTCCGAGtcattctttaatttaaaaataattgacATCGGCCGTCATCTCGGGTCGCTTTCACGCGTCGCTCCACGTTGCACGTTTTTTTGCCACTGGCCCTCCGTGGGCCCGCGGCGATCTCTCCATCTCGTCCGTTCATCGCGGGGCGAGACGCTTCGTTGTCGTCGGTCGATTAATCAGGCAATCGCGAGTCCACGTCGGGCCGTGTCGGCAGTGCATCTGTCGGTCCTCGCCCCATCGGATGGCCAGCACATCGCCACGTAATTGACCGTTGACAGCGCCTTAGACGCATCGCCGTCGAGCCCTGCCGGCCCGGGCGGAGCCAAGGGCCCAAGGTCCCCCCTCTAGTGCGCCACGTGTTGTGGGCTCGCCGGGCCCACTCCCTGGCGTCCTCCACTAGATGCGCTTCACCCAAGATGCAGCCATTTATACAGCCAGTCAGGCACACAGTGTGCTCGGACGAACGTGGGTATACGTTGGAGGCGTGCGTGTAGAATAACGAATGCTCGACTCATTCCGACGCCCCCGCGTCACGTGAAGATTGGCGTTCCGGGAAATGGACGGCTGAGATGGCTGGACAGGATGGTATAAGTGCTTCGTCTTCGTCTAGTTAAATGATTTCTTCCTCACTTCTGGTAGTGCGTTCACAGTGGCGCGAGGGAGATGTCGGTGCGGAGGACCACGCACCAGCTAAGCAGCGGGATGATCGTCTCCGGCCCGCCGGAGCCACAAAAGGAGCGGGCACCGGCCGTGGGTTCGAGGGCGGCGCCCTACACCGGTGGGGACGTCCGCAAGTCCGGCGAGCTCGGCAAGATGTTCGACATTCCCGCGGTGGGAGATCCCGGCGGAGGATCGTCCAGGTCAGTGTCCAAGTCCCACTCGGGGCCGATCGTTCGGTCCGCTTCCTCCTCTGGATCCGGTCCGGTGCCTCCGCGGAAGACCTCTGGCCCGCTCGCGCAAATCCCTCCGACAGGGCTGATCACCTCGGGGCCCGCGCGTTCGTCCGGCGGGCAGACAGATCAGTCGCCGCTGCctacgaggaggaagaagatggaggccAGGTATGGCGGAGCGGTGACTGCGGTGGAGGACGAGGAGTTCGCGTTTGGTTTGTCGCGGGGTTGGAGATGGGTGCTGGTGGCGGTTTTCGTGGCGGGATTTGCTGCGGGTGCATTCGTGTGGGTAGCGGTGGGGCGATCAGTGATTCTGATTGGGGTGGCAGCGGTAGCGGCGCCGGTGGCGGTGGTGTCGATGTGGAATTGGACGAGGGGCAGGGAAGAAGTGAAACGATTTTGGCAGTTCTACCCAAATACTTCTATAGACATTAGAAATCTCCAAATTGGGAAGTTGGTTAAAATCACTGGGGTATTCCTTTCCTCTCGAAGCTTTCATTGcaactttttttttccttctttttctcgCTGCTTTGTTTTATTCTTTCTTGTTGCTTTACGAGGATGAAAAATCTTACTTTAAATGAGCTACGACACTAGCTAATAAAGAATTTTCTAAGTTTGATAAGATA from Zingiber officinale cultivar Zhangliang chromosome 4B, Zo_v1.1, whole genome shotgun sequence includes:
- the LOC121975868 gene encoding uncharacterized membrane protein At1g16860-like, giving the protein MSVRRTTHQLSSGMIVSGPPEPQKERAPAVGSRAAPYTGGDVRKSGELGKMFDIPAVGDPGGGSSRSVSKSHSGPIVRSASSSGSGPVPPRKTSGPLAQIPPTGLITSGPARSSGGQTDQSPLPTRRKKMEARYGGAVTAVEDEEFAFGLSRGWRWVLVAVFVAGFAAGAFVWVAVGRSVILIGVAAVAAPVAVVSMWNWTRGREEVKRFWQFYPNTSIDIRNLQIGKLVKITGHVTCGSIPLESSYQNIPRCIYASTELHENRGWSGFTTNPAHNCSSWRLKFVERYVADFYISDPDSGTRFLVRAGNGARVTSFVKPATIIEINKENKDLSPDFTSWLTERNLPSDAHIMHLKEGFIKEGNTASVIGILRKHENLIIIDPPPDAVSTGCQWRRFFFPMSVDGLILIGDERPDEVIYQV